The following is a genomic window from Citrifermentans bemidjiense Bem.
CAACACAGCAGGCAAGCTCTACGACTTCACCCTCGGCAAGACCACGGTCAAGCCGGGCGACCGGGTCATCGTCGAGACCGAGCGCGGCAAGAGCATAGGGCAGGTCGTTGCCGGCCCCATCGAAGTGGACGACGCGCTGGTGCCGGAAGGAATCAAACCGGTTCAACGCCTGGCGGAGGCCAGCGACCTGGCGACGCTGGCGACCAACACGGCAAAAGAGAAAGAGGCGCACAAGTTCTGCCTGACCCGGATCAAGGAACGGGGCATGGACATGAAGCTGGTGCGGGTCGAGTACCTATTCGACGGCAGCAAGGCGATCTTCTACTTCACGGCCGACGGCCGGGTCGATTTTCGCGAACTGGTCAAGGACTTGGCGCATGCCTTCCACACCAGGATCGAGATGCGCCAGATAGGCGTCAGGGACGAGTCGAAGATGGTCGGCGGCATCGGGATCTGCGGGCGCGAACTCTGCTGCTCCTCCTACCTGCGCGAGTTCGAGCCGGTCTCGGTGAAGATGGCCAAGGAGCAGAACCTGGCGCTCAACCCGAGCAAGATCTCCGGGCAGTGCGGCAGGCTTCTTTGCTGCCTCTCCTACGAGTTCGACACCTACTGCAGCCTGAGAAAGGGGCTCCCCAAGTGCGGCAAAAGGGTCCAGTGCGGCTGCGTCGACGGCGAAGTGGTGAAGGTGAACGTGCTGCAGCAGACCGTCACCGTGAGAAACGTAGACGACACTATGGTCACGCTGAACGGCGACGAGATCAGCCCCGAGAACGTCAGCGACCGCGTCAAGAAACCGCAGGGCAAGGGAGAGCAGCAGCAGGGCGACAAGGGCAAAGGCCCGCAGGGCTCCGGCAAGCAGCGCCGCAACAGGCCCCAGGACGTTAAGGAAAGAAAAAAGGAGAAACCACAATGAAGCCCGCCTACTACGTCACCACCCCCATCTACTACGTAAACGACGTCCCGCACATAGGCCACGCATACACCACGCTTGCCGCGGACGTACTGGCGCGCTACAAGCGGCTCAAGGGCTTCGACGTCTTCTTCCTGACCGGCACCGACGAGCACGGACAGAAGGTGGAGAAGGCTGCCATCGCCGCCGGCGAGACCCCGCTGGAGCTGGCCGACCGCGTCATGAAGCGTTTCCAGTCGCTTTGGGAGAAGCTGGAGATCTCCAACACCGACTTCATCAGGACCACCCAGGAGCGCCACAAGAAAGGCGTTTCGGTGCTCTTCGAGAGGGTGATGGAGAAAGGGGACATCTACCTCGGGGAGTATGAGGACTGGTACTGCACCCCGTGCGAAACCTTCTGGACCGAGACGCAGTTGATCGACTACAAGTGCCCTGACTGCAACAGGCCTACCGAGAAGCTGAAGGAGGAGTCGTACTTCTTCAGGATGAGCAAGTATCAGGACCAGCTTCTGGCCCACATAGAGGCGAACCCGGACTTCATCCAGCCCAAGAGCCGCAGAAACGAGATCATCTCCTTCGTCAAGGAAGGGCTTCGCGACCTCTCCGTCTCCCGCACCACCTTCCAGTGGGGGATCCCGGTCCCGGGCAACGACAAGCACGTGGTCTACGTCTGGTTCGATGCGCTGACGAACTACATCACCGCGCTCGGCTACCCCGACGAGCAAGGGAACTTCGGCAAGTACTGGCCCTGCGACGTGCACCTGATCGGCAAGGACATCCTGCGTTTCCACACCGTCTACTGGCCCACCTTCCTGATGGCGGCCGGGCTCCCGATCCCCAAGAAGGTGTTCGCCCACGGCTGGTGGACCGTCGAAGGGCAGAAGATGAGCAAGAGCCTGCAGAACGTGGTCGAGCCCAACATGCTGGTCGACAAGTACGGGGTGGACGCGGTGCGCTACTTCCTGCTGCGCGAAGTCCCCTTCGGCCTGGACGGCGACTTCTCGCACCAGGCGCTGGTGCACAGGATCAACTCCGATCTCGCCAACGACCTCGGTAACCTCCTGAACCGTTCCACCGCGATGCTGGGGAAATACTTCGGAGGCGTTTTGCAGGCCCCCGGCGAGGAGACCGACCTGGACGCGGCCTACCGCGAGAAAACCGCGGCCATGATCGGCCAGGTGGACGGGTTCATCGAGGACCTAGCCTTCAGCCGCGCGCTGCAGGCGATCTGGGAGGTCATCTCCGCCGGCAACAAGTACATCGACGAGACCGCCCCCTGGACCCTCGCCAAGGACCCGGAAAAAAGGGAGCGCCTGGCGACCGTCATGTACTACATGCTGGAGTCGCAGAGGGTGGTCTACTCGCTTCTCTCCGCCTTCATGCCCAAGACCTCCGAGAAGGGGCTTTGCTGCCTGGGTTGGCCGCAGGCGCCCGACGCCGGCGACCTCGCCTGGGGTGGGCTCAAGCCCGGCACCCCCATAGCCAAGGCCGAGGCGCTCTTCCCGAGGATCGAGGAAAAAGCGGAATAGCAAAACCAGTTCACGCAAAGACGCGAAGACGCAAAGAAAGACAAAAGGCGCTGCACAGGGTCCCCCTTGTGAAGCGCCTTTTTTGCTTTTGCAGTTCTTTGCGCCTTTGCGTCTTTGCGTGAGAGCGGTTTACCCCGTGCCCGGCAGCGGGCGGAGTTCGCCGGGGGCGAACAGGAAGAAGACACGCAGGATGCAGTACTTGTAGAATTCGGAGAAGAGAAGCTTGAAGCTCCCCTTGTGGTTCCACCACTCTTCCTTCAAGTTGCTGGAGTCGACCGGATGGGGATAAATGGCGACGTCCTTGGGGAACGCGTTCCGGAACAGGATGGTGGAGCGCTTCATATGGTAGCGCGAGGTGATCAGCTTGATGGAGCTCACCTTGTGCTTCATGATCATGTCCCGGGCGTAGATGGCGTTCTCCAAGGTGTTCCTCGACGTCTTCTCCAGATAGACGTTCTCAGCGCCTGCTCCCTGGTAAAGCTCGTGCTTTTTCACCAGGGGATCGACCCCGATCAGAAAGAGGAGCTTTCCCTGTCCGGCCCGGTACAGCTTCACCCCCTCCTCGACCCGCCCCCGACCGCCGGTCAAGACCACGATGGCGTCGGCGTGCACGTCGCGCTGAGACAGTGAAAAGGTCTTATAGACGAAGTCCACGAACAAAACACTCAGGACGATCAGTATCAACACCATGAGCGAAAACAGTCCCTTCAATAAAGCCATGATTTAGCACCCGAAAAAAAGCATCGTTCGCCACTTTTTGCTTGCATCGAAAGTGCGACTCTGCTATTAATTACGACTTCAGTAACCACCGGAGGGTAGAAAGAAATGTCCAGAATATGCGAGATTTGCGGTAAAGGCCCTAGCTTCGGGAATAATGTCAGCCACGCTAACAACAAGACCAGCAAAATCTGGCGCCCGAACCTGCAGAAGATCAAGGCCGTTAAAAACGGTACCGTCAGGAGCATCAAGGTCTGCACCCGCTGCATCCGCTCCGGTCACGTCACCAAGGCCCTCTAGTAGATCTTCCGCAAAGCAATTAAAGCCGCGGCGCAGCATGCGTCCGCGGCTTTATTTTTGCCCGCAGGATACATCTAGCCGCAGAGGGCGGTCACCTCGATCTCGACCAGCGCGCCGCGCGGCAGCCCTTTCACCTCGACGGTGACCCGTGCCGGAGCCTCGGCTTCGAAGAAACGGCCGTAGATCCCGTTCACCGTGGCGAAGTCCGCCATGTTGGCTAGGTAGATCACGGTCTTCACCACGTCGCCAAAGTCGACGCCTGCCGCCTGCAAAAGCGCGCCGATGTTCTTCATCACCTGCTCGGTCTCGGCGACGATCCCCCCCTGTACTATCTCCCCAGACACCGGGTCGAGAGCGATGGCGCCGGAAAGAAAGAGAAACCCTCCCGCCTTCACGCCCTGCGAATACGGGCCGATCGCCTTGGGCGCCTGCTCCGTTACGATGATCTCCTTTTTCATGCTATCCCCCTTGCTGCCTTGAATGTTGTTCCTAGCTTCTCAGCCTTTCCACCTTGATGACACCCTTCACCTTCATGATGGCGGCGAACACCTTCTTCAGGTGGTCTAGGTCGGTTACGTCCACCTCGAAGAGGTTCTCGCCCCGCTTGTCGAGGGTGCTCTGGATGGAGGCGCTGGAGATGTTGGCCTCGCAGTTGGTGATGGCGGTGGCGATGTTCGCCAGGATCCCCTTTTCGTCGTTGCAGACGACGCGGATCTTGACCGGAAGCGCGCTCTTTCTCCCCTTGTTCCAGGCCACCTCGATGCGGCGCTCGGGCTCCAGCGCCATGGCGAAGGGGCAGTCCGCAGTGTGGATGGTGACCCCGCGCCCGCGGGTGATGAAGCCGGTGATCTCGTCGCCGGGAAGAGGGTTGCAGCACTTGCCGAAGCGCACCAGCACGTCCTCGACGCCGCTGATCTCGATCGCCGAGGAGGATTTCCCCTTCAGCTTCTCGATCACCTTACCGATGCGCGTTTCCTTCTGCTCCTTCGCGGCATCGAGCTTTTCGGCAGGGATCAGCTTGGAAAGGATCTGGTTCACGGAGAGCTTGCCGTAGCCCACCGACGCCATCAGGTCGTCCTCTGCCACGAAGCCGAACTCCTGGGCCACCTTCTTCAACTCGCCGGTTTTTTGCAGCTTCCCGAAGTTGAGCGAGAAGCGGCGGAACTCCTTCTCACAGATCTCGCGACCCAGCGTGATGCTCCGCATCCGCTCTTCGGTCTTAACCCAGGCCCTGATCTTGTTGCGCGCGCGGGAGCTCTTGACTATCTTCAGCCAGTCCTTGGAGGGGGTGTGGTGCGGCGAGGTAATCACTTCGACGATGTCGCCTGTCTTCAGCTCGTACTTGAGCGGGACCAGCTTGCCGTTCACCTTGGCGCCGACGCAGCGGTGCCCCACGTCGGTGTGGACCGAATAGGCGAAATCTATGGGGGTCGACCCCTTGGGGAACCCCTTCACGTCCCCTTTCGGTGTGAAGATGAAGACGTCCTCGGGGAAGAGCTCGACCTTGACGGTGTCCATGAACTCCTTGGAGTCGTCGAGTTCCTGCTGCCATTCGAGGAGCTGCCTGATCCAGGTGAAGCGCTTGACGTCCTTGTCGTCGTACCCCTTCCCTTCTTTGTACTTCCAGTGTGCCGCGATCCCGGACTCCGCCACGCGGTGCATCTCCACGGTACGGATCTGCACCTCCATGCGTTCGCCGTAAGGGCCGATGACCGTCGTGTGCAGCGACTGGTACATGTTCCCCTTGGGCATGGCGATGTAGTCCTTGAAGCGTCCCGGGATCGGCTTCCAGGTGGAATGAATGATCCCCAACACCTCGTAGCACTCGCGGATGTCCTCCACCGAGACGCGGATGGCGATCAGGTCGTAGATCTCGTCGATGTCGACGTTGCGGCTCTGCATCTTGCGGTAGATGGAGTAGAGGTGCTTGGAGCGCCCGGAGACGTCCCCCTTGATGCCGTGCTCCTCCAACTGTTTCTTGATGATCTCCTTCACCGTCGCGACGTAGGACTCTCGCTCCTGCTTCTTCTTCGCCACCTTGCCGGCCAAATCGTAGTAGAGCTGGGGCTCCAGGTAGCGGAAGGAAAGGTCCTCCAGCTCCCCCTTGACCCAGGAGATCCCGAGCCGGTTGGCGATGGGGGCGTAGATGTCGAGGGTTTCCTTGGCGATGGTGCGCTGCTTGGGCTCGGGCTGGTACTGCAGGGTGCGCATGTTGTGCAGACGGTCGGCGAGTTTCACCAGGATGACCCTGATGTCGGTGGCCATGGCGAGGAGCATCTTGCGGAAGTTCTCCGCCTGGCTCTCCTCCTTGGTCTTGAAGTGGATCTTGCCGATCTTGGTGACGCCGTCGACGAGCCTCGCCACCTCGGCGCCGAAAAGCGACTCCAGCTCCTCGTGCGTGGTCAGGGTGTCCTCGACCGTGTCGTGCAAAAGCCCGGTGACCACGGCAGGGAGGTCCAGGCGCAGGTCCGCCAGTATCCCGGCCACCTCCATGGGGTGGATCAGGTACGGCTCTCCCGAGAGCCTGGTCTGCCCCTGGTGCACCTTGGCACAGAAGACGTAGGCCTTGCGGAGCAGGTCGAGGTCGCAACCGGGATTGTAGGAGGCGACCTTTTCAAGTATGTCGTTGAGTCTTATCATCGCGCCTGTCTTTGCTGAAAAAGAAGGGGCTAGCGGCAGCAGGTCCCGATTCCCCTTTAGCCGTTAGCCCCCAGCTCGTGAAAAAAAGGGAGACCGCGCAGCGAGTCCCCCTTCCTGTCTTTTAACGACCTTTCTTGCCTATTTCACAGCCGATTTTGCCAGCGGCGATCTCCCTCAGGGAGACGACCACGTTCTTGTTGGCGCCCCTGTTGTCGATGAGCGGCCTTGCCCCTTTGAAAAGCTGCTTCACCCTCTTGGAGGCGAGCATGACGAGAAGGAAGCGGTTGTCCACCTTCTCGAGACAATCTTCTACGGTTACCCTTGCCATAATTTGAATCCCCTTTGTGGTTTAACTGTTAGATCTCGAAGGTCGCGGAAAGACCCTGGATGAGTCGGGTGGTTCTGCAGCGCTCGGCTATAAGCACGCTCTTCAGCTGCTCGACAGCCTCGCTGAACCGGTCGTTGACGATGATGTAGTCGTACCAGCGCGCTTCCTTGATCTCGCCGGCGGCGTTGTTGATGCGGCGCTCGATCACCTCCGGGGAGTCGGAGGAGCGGTGGTCGAGGCGGCGGCGCAGCTCCTCGATGTTCGGTGGGAGCACGAAGATGTAAACGCCCCCTTCGAAGCGTCCCTTGAGCTGCCGCGCACCCTGGCAGTCGATATCAAGGATCAGGTCGATCCCGTCGGTGCGGGATTCCTTCAAGGTGGCAAGCGAGGTGCCGTACAGGTTGCCGTGAACCTCGGCCCACTCCGCGAACTCGCCCGCCTCGACCATGCGGTTGAATTCTTCCTTGCCCACAAAAAAATAATCACGCCCGTGCACCTCTCCGGTACGGGGAGGGCGCGTCGTGTGGCTGACAGAATGCCGTAGGTTCGGGAAAATGTCAATTATTTCCTTGCAGAGCGAGGTCTTGCCCGCCCCCGAGGGTGCCGATATCACATACAGTACGCCTTCTCGTTTCATGGTTCTCCATCCGTTTATGCGTTATGCCCGCCGGGAGTTCCCGGCAAGGCCCAAGCCGCTACTCGATGTTCTGCACCTGCTCCCGGATCTTCTCCAGCTCTGCCTTCAGCTCCACCACCAGGGCTGCCATTTGCGCGTCGTTCGCCTTGGAGCCTGTGGTGTTCACCTCGCGGTTGATCTCCTGGAGCAGGAAATCGAGCTTGCGCCCCACCGGCTCGCCGCTATTGAGCGTCTCGTCGAACTGGCGCAGATGGCTCTCCAGGCGCACCAGCTCTTCGGTCACGTCGCACTTGTCGGCCAAAAGGGCGACCTCGACTGCCAGGCGCTCCTCCGGAACATTCCCCTCGGTGAGGAGCTGCCCGATCCTCTCCTTGAGGCGCTGCGCGTACTCCTGCACCACGAGCGGGGAACGCGCCCCCACCTTGGCGATCAGCTGGGCCAGCACCTCGCGCCGCTTCTGGAAATCGGCGTAGAGCGATTCCCCCTCGAAAAGCCGCATCTCGTCCACCCGGCGCAGCGCGTCCTCCAAGGCGACGACAAGCTCCGGCGGGATCTCCTCCAGGGTAGCCTCGGCCTCGGCGGCCACCGTGACCACGTCGCGCTGGCAGGCGATCAGCGAGAGCTTCACCTCCCCTTCCAGCCCCAGCGCCTCCTTGATGCTGGTGAACGCCTTGAGGTAGCCGCGCGCAAGCGGCAGGTTCGCCGTCGGCACCCCGAGCGACACCGCGTTTTCGACCTGGATGAATACGTCGATCTTGCCGCGCACCAGCCTCTCGGCCACCCGCTTCTTGATCTCGTTCTCGAACTGCATCAGCGCGCGCGGGAGCTTTACCGTCACCTCGCCGTAGCGGTGGTTCACGCAGCGCACCTCGACTACGAACCTTCCCCCCTCGTGGGTGGACTCTCCCTTGCCATACCCCGTCATGCTCTTGATCATGCGCTCTCCTTAGTGAAAGCCTTGTACGGCTATTTCTGTTTTTCGAACAGTTTTTTCTCCCAGCGCCAGGCATCCTCGATGATGGTGCGCAGGCTGTTGTAGCGGGGGGTCCAGCCGAGCACGCTGCGGATGCGGTCGGCGACGGCCACCAGATCAGCCGGATCCCCCGGGCGGCGCGGCCCCTCGACTACCTTGAAGTCGACCCCGCTTACCTCCTTGACCACCTTGATCACTTCCCGGACGCTCCCGCCCTGCCCATATCCGACGTTGATGGTGCTCGACGTCCCCCCCTGCTCCAGGTACTTAAGAGCGTAGAGATGGGCGGCGGCGAGATCCTCGATGTGGATATAGTCGCGGATGCCGGTCCCGTCGGGGGTATTGTAGTCGGTGCCGAAGATGGAAACGCTGTCGCGCATCCCCAGAGCCGCCTGGCAGGCGACCTTGATCAGGTGCGTCGCGTCCGGGGTGCGCTGTCCCATCCGCGCCTGCGGATCGGCGCCGGCCACGTTGAAGTAGCGTAGCGCCACGTAGGAAAACCCGTAGGCGAAGGCGGCATCCCTCAGCATCCATTCGCTCATCAGCTTCGAGGTGCCATAGGGGTTGATGGGGACGGTGGGGCTATCCTCGGCGGCATGCCCCCCCTCGGGAATGCCGTAGACGGCGGCGGTGCTGGAGAAGATAAAGCGCTCCACCTGGTTGTCGACGCAGGCCTTGATCAGGTTCAGGGTGTTGCGGGTGTTGTTGGAATAATACTTGAGCGGCAGCAGCACCGATTCCGGTGCTACGATGGCGGCGGCGAAATGCAGCACCGATTTGCACCCGGTTTCCCGCAGCACCTCGCCTATCTTTTTTTCGTCCGCCAGGTCGCCGACTATGAGCCGCTCCCCGTTGATCAAGGCGTCGGCGCTCCCGGTCGAAAGGTTGTCGAAGACAATCACCTCGTGGCCCGCCTCGGAAAGCTGTCTTACTACATGGCTTCCAATGTAGCCAGCCCCACCTGTAACAAGAATCGCACCCATAGATGCCTCCATCGTTTTGGATAATGAAAGAGGGTCTAGCCCTTGGACTAGACCCTCGATACTTCGGCGCTCTCGCCGGCAAGGCCACATGTGCAAACCCGAAGCCACAACCGCAGCGCGGACGGTATCAACAGCCAATAAGGCGAATATTTATAGCATCTACCCACTCCCCGCGCAACGATTAATTCGGTCCAAGAACCGATTGAACCGCCCCCCCTACCGGTCGCAGCATCTGCTATTTCGCATATAGCTCTCGCACACAAAAAGGCCGCATCGTTTGATGCGGCCTTTCCGAGTTCAGGAACCAAAGCGTCACCTTCCGCCACCACCGGTCCCCGCGCCGCCTGCGCCTGCCCCGCCTTCGGTGCCGCCCGGGGTTCCCATGGTCCCGCTCGGGCCGCCGGTAGCAGGTGTGCCGTAGTTGGGCTCGGTAGTGTTAGTGGTCCCGGTAGTTGCCCGGCGCGTCGATTTCTTCGACTTCTTGCTTCTTTTCTTTTTCTTCTTCTTGGTAGTGTCCTGGGTCTTGGTCTTGTCCCCCGCCGCACCCGCGGTCGGGACGTCATAGGGTGGTTGGCCTTTGGTGTCCATGGTTTCCGCCGGCACGCTGGGACTATCTACGGCCGAGACAATACCAGCAAACGACACGGCAACCAGGGCACTAACAATGATGGACAGCACTCTTTTCATGATGAGCCTCCCCTTGTTTATTAAACAACCGCCCCACTATATCATGAAATTAAAAAATGCAAATTTTTACCCGATTTTTTCCCGCGCACCGTTGAACCCCACTCACCACAGAGGTACACAGAGGAGAACCAAGGCCAAAGCTGACGTTTTCAGTTTTGCCTGTACTGTATTTCGTTTTTGATTCTCCTCTGTGGTGGAGCTTTTGTCTGCGTCACGCCCTCGAAGTGGAGCAGCGGCAGCGCCCCGACACCTTGACACGTCGAAAACAATGGTTATATTTCTCTAACCAAAAATCAAACAAAGGAGGAAAAGCGTTGAAGACCCCGAAGCCGCTCGACCTAGTGATCGACCAGTACCAGATTCTTATGACAAAGCTAAAGTCAACCCGCGACGTTCAGGAGAAGAACAAGCTCTTCCGCAGACTGGCCAACCTTCTTGCCGTGATGGAATTTCTCCTCACAGTTAACAAATCTTCTTAAGACAGAGATCCTGACATGAAGATGGTGCTATAATCCTGCCTGTCACAGTATCGGCACTTACATGAAAGGCGAAGGTCATGGCCCGCACCATTCCAAGCACAGGCGAACCAGATTCCATTCGGACCTGGTTCGCCTCCCGCACCATACTTACCGCAGCCGCAAAACTCTTTTTCGCCAACTGGAAGCAAGTATCGAAGACGCTGGAGGAGGAACAACTCCACGACCTGCGCGTCGCCTCACGCCGCCTGCGGGAGGCACTGGCACTCTTCGAACCCTGCTCTCCCTCGGATGCAGCGAGCAAGCTGTCAAAGCGGGTCAGAAAGGTGACCCGGATGCTGGGCCCGATACGCAATGCCGACGAGGCCCATCTCTTTTTCCTTGAACTAAAGCAAAGCAGGCCACAGACCGACACGGCGGTGCTGGACGAGCTTTTGCGCGCACTTGAGCAGGAGCGCGAGCTAGCGCGCAGCCAACTCGCCGCGACCTTGCGCCACCCCCGCGAGCGCAGGCAGACCACCACGCTGCTGGACGCTCTGCACGACCGGCTCAACCTCTTCCGGGGCCAGAAGGCAAATCCCTTCCTCGACTTCCGCACCTTCGCGGAGGGGGCGCTCACGGAGCGCGCCGAAACTCTCGCGCTACTCCTCCCGGCGGCGGCCATTGAAGGAGATCCCGCAGCACAGCACAGGCTGAGGATTGCGGTGAAGAAGATGCGTTACCGGGTGGAGCTCATGGAACCGCAGCTGCCATCGGCGGGTGCCTTGAGGGACAAGCTGAAGAGCCACCAGGAGGTGCTCGGGAAACTGCACGACCTGGACGTTTTTACCGGGATGGTGCGGGAAAGGATGGCCGAGGGGTCGGCCAAGGAGAAACTGCTGGACGTAATGGAGCAGCTAAGGCATGAGCTTTTCAAACGGTTTATGGAGCAGCTCCAGGCGATGCCATTGGCGGCGGTGCCGGAAGAGGTCAGACTTCTCTTTCCTCGACGCCCCCAGCCAGATCCAGCAGGCAGCCGGCAGTCGCGCGGCAGACCTTTTCCGCGAAGGAAAGGTTGAGGGTGTCGAGCGTGTCGCTCGGCTCGTGGTAGTTGGGATTTCTGAAATTTGTCGTGTCGGTCAGCATCACCGCGGGGAAACCGAGGTCCCAGAAGGGGGCATGATCCGACCTCCTGGTGTCGCGGAACATCTCCCCGTTGCCCGGAACCGCCAGGGGAACTAACGGAAGAGCGGCGCCATGGCGCTTGATCGCCTGGGAAAACCCCTGCAGCAGCGCCTTTGAGTTTTCGTTGCCGATCGCGGCGAGGAAGTTCCCCTGAGAAGGCACCTCCAGCGGCAGCCCCGCCGGCACGGTCTGCAAGGCGGAGTCGGATGCGAAGGCGACCGATTCCAGCACCAGCACCCCCTCGATATCCCACCCTTCCTCTTTGGCCCGGGCAGCGAGCGCCCGGCTCCCCCTGAGTCCGCTGCCTGAAACCTCTTCGTCGGCATTTTCCTCCAGGTTCACCGCCACGAACTGGACCGTCTTTTCCATGGAGAGCCCGCTCAAAACAGTGGCTATCTCCAGGAGAACCGCCACACCGCTTGCGTTGTCGTCGGCCCCGGGGGAGTTGGAAACGGTATCGTAATGAGCCAGCACCAGCAGCCGGCGCCTGGGAAAAAGCCTGCCGCGCCGGGTAGCAATCACGTTGCTGAACTCGCTGCCGTTGTCGAGGAACAGGTGCTGTTCGATGCTGTACCCCAAGGCTTTCAGGTTGTCGCTTACATAAGCCCGCGCGCGCTCCAGGGCGGCCGGGGCCGCCACCGGGTGCCTCACCCCTTCCAGCACCTCGATGTGCTTTCTTATCCGTTCCACCGAGATCTTCGCCAACGCCTGCCGAACCAGTTCCATCCTCGCTCCTTACGCCTATCTGCCTTTACTTTCCCTGCGCCTTAAGTTGCTGCTCCAGTTGCCGGATCCGCTCCTCGTCCTTTTGCACCTCTTCCAGTTTCCTCAAGTAAGCGATGCGGGCGGGAATGGGGGACGAGAGCGGCGATCTGTTGACGTAGGGGTTGTCCTCGAAGGTCGCTTTACCATCGGCTCGCTTCTTCTCGAATTCCTTTATCTCTTTCTGAGAAGGGTTGCGCCCCTTGGCCAGTTGCCACTTGCGACGCAGGCGGGCCAGTTCGGCCTGCTTCGCCGCCAGGTCCTCTCTGAGCTTGTTCAACTCCGCGCTCGCGTGATCCCCCTCAGGAGATGTGGGCGCGGGCGCTGCCGCGGGAGCACCCTCCCCTTTAATTGCGGGTGGTGTCGGGGAGGCAGTTTTCTTTTCCCCGGCGACCGATTGAATCTCCCTCGCCCGATTCAGGTACTTCTCCGGCACGCGGTCGGCATCGTCGGTGAAATGGGTCACGCCCTGGTCGTCGCGCCACTGGTAACTCGCAGCAGGGGCGAGGGCCGGCGTCAAAAATGCGAGAAGCAGGGTACTAATCACGAGATGTCGCATATGTCCCCCAAGAAACGAACCGTCAGCCACGGAGAAAATCCAAGAACATCAAAGTCAAAGCGACGCTTCCGGTACAAGGTTCGCCTGACCGGCATCCGAGGCAGGGACGATAATATGCATATCGTCGAAATTGTCAATTTTCTTTTAAATACTCTCATGGGTTGCGCCGCATTCTGGCGCAAAGAAGCCAGACGTAAAAAAGGCCGGGAAGTGTCTCCCCGGCCTTCGTCGCAAGCCCCCTCCCCCCTTGCGGGGGAGGGTTGGGGTGGGGGGTAAAAGCGCCATGTACGACTTCGTTGGCAGCTTCACCCACCCCCCGGCCCCCTCCCGTCAAAGGAGGGGGGAGAGGATCGTTCCCCGGTCAGGAAGGATCCTTCGCGGGGACCGCCAATAGCGCCTCCCGCATCAGGTCCGAGACCTTCATGTTGGTCTGTTTCGACAGGTGTTCCAGGGTCTCGCGGTCTTCATGGGTTACCCGTACCGAGACCACATGGTAGCGTACGTTCTCCTTCTTCTTCTTTCTCATACGCACTCCCCATTGCCACCTCGCCGTGGCAGTAAGTACTTACGGCTTGTAGACCTGCAGCAGCGCCTGGGCCATCTCCGCCGG
Proteins encoded in this region:
- a CDS encoding PSP1 domain-containing protein, producing the protein MAKIARIQFNTAGKLYDFTLGKTTVKPGDRVIVETERGKSIGQVVAGPIEVDDALVPEGIKPVQRLAEASDLATLATNTAKEKEAHKFCLTRIKERGMDMKLVRVEYLFDGSKAIFYFTADGRVDFRELVKDLAHAFHTRIEMRQIGVRDESKMVGGIGICGRELCCSSYLREFEPVSVKMAKEQNLALNPSKISGQCGRLLCCLSYEFDTYCSLRKGLPKCGKRVQCGCVDGEVVKVNVLQQTVTVRNVDDTMVTLNGDEISPENVSDRVKKPQGKGEQQQGDKGKGPQGSGKQRRNRPQDVKERKKEKPQ
- a CDS encoding YdcF family protein, whose product is MALLKGLFSLMVLILIVLSVLFVDFVYKTFSLSQRDVHADAIVVLTGGRGRVEEGVKLYRAGQGKLLFLIGVDPLVKKHELYQGAGAENVYLEKTSRNTLENAIYARDMIMKHKVSSIKLITSRYHMKRSTILFRNAFPKDVAIYPHPVDSSNLKEEWWNHKGSFKLLFSEFYKYCILRVFFLFAPGELRPLPGTG
- the gmk gene encoding guanylate kinase, translated to MKREGVLYVISAPSGAGKTSLCKEIIDIFPNLRHSVSHTTRPPRTGEVHGRDYFFVGKEEFNRMVEAGEFAEWAEVHGNLYGTSLATLKESRTDGIDLILDIDCQGARQLKGRFEGGVYIFVLPPNIEELRRRLDHRSSDSPEVIERRINNAAGEIKEARWYDYIIVNDRFSEAVEQLKSVLIAERCRTTRLIQGLSATFEI
- the metG gene encoding methionine--tRNA ligase — its product is MKPAYYVTTPIYYVNDVPHIGHAYTTLAADVLARYKRLKGFDVFFLTGTDEHGQKVEKAAIAAGETPLELADRVMKRFQSLWEKLEISNTDFIRTTQERHKKGVSVLFERVMEKGDIYLGEYEDWYCTPCETFWTETQLIDYKCPDCNRPTEKLKEESYFFRMSKYQDQLLAHIEANPDFIQPKSRRNEIISFVKEGLRDLSVSRTTFQWGIPVPGNDKHVVYVWFDALTNYITALGYPDEQGNFGKYWPCDVHLIGKDILRFHTVYWPTFLMAAGLPIPKKVFAHGWWTVEGQKMSKSLQNVVEPNMLVDKYGVDAVRYFLLREVPFGLDGDFSHQALVHRINSDLANDLGNLLNRSTAMLGKYFGGVLQAPGEETDLDAAYREKTAAMIGQVDGFIEDLAFSRALQAIWEVISAGNKYIDETAPWTLAKDPEKRERLATVMYYMLESQRVVYSLLSAFMPKTSEKGLCCLGWPQAPDAGDLAWGGLKPGTPIAKAEALFPRIEEKAE
- a CDS encoding RidA family protein, whose product is MKKEIIVTEQAPKAIGPYSQGVKAGGFLFLSGAIALDPVSGEIVQGGIVAETEQVMKNIGALLQAAGVDFGDVVKTVIYLANMADFATVNGIYGRFFEAEAPARVTVEVKGLPRGALVEIEVTALCG
- a CDS encoding RelA/SpoT family protein, with the translated sequence MIRLNDILEKVASYNPGCDLDLLRKAYVFCAKVHQGQTRLSGEPYLIHPMEVAGILADLRLDLPAVVTGLLHDTVEDTLTTHEELESLFGAEVARLVDGVTKIGKIHFKTKEESQAENFRKMLLAMATDIRVILVKLADRLHNMRTLQYQPEPKQRTIAKETLDIYAPIANRLGISWVKGELEDLSFRYLEPQLYYDLAGKVAKKKQERESYVATVKEIIKKQLEEHGIKGDVSGRSKHLYSIYRKMQSRNVDIDEIYDLIAIRVSVEDIRECYEVLGIIHSTWKPIPGRFKDYIAMPKGNMYQSLHTTVIGPYGERMEVQIRTVEMHRVAESGIAAHWKYKEGKGYDDKDVKRFTWIRQLLEWQQELDDSKEFMDTVKVELFPEDVFIFTPKGDVKGFPKGSTPIDFAYSVHTDVGHRCVGAKVNGKLVPLKYELKTGDIVEVITSPHHTPSKDWLKIVKSSRARNKIRAWVKTEERMRSITLGREICEKEFRRFSLNFGKLQKTGELKKVAQEFGFVAEDDLMASVGYGKLSVNQILSKLIPAEKLDAAKEQKETRIGKVIEKLKGKSSSAIEISGVEDVLVRFGKCCNPLPGDEITGFITRGRGVTIHTADCPFAMALEPERRIEVAWNKGRKSALPVKIRVVCNDEKGILANIATAITNCEANISSASIQSTLDKRGENLFEVDVTDLDHLKKVFAAIMKVKGVIKVERLRS
- the rpoZ gene encoding DNA-directed RNA polymerase subunit omega, translating into MARVTVEDCLEKVDNRFLLVMLASKRVKQLFKGARPLIDNRGANKNVVVSLREIAAGKIGCEIGKKGR
- the rpmB gene encoding 50S ribosomal protein L28; amino-acid sequence: MSRICEICGKGPSFGNNVSHANNKTSKIWRPNLQKIKAVKNGTVRSIKVCTRCIRSGHVTKAL